In the Castor canadensis chromosome 1, mCasCan1.hap1v2, whole genome shotgun sequence genome, GTATGCTCACTTTACTCAAAGGCAAATTTCCAATGTGAGCTTTCCTTATTGGGAGGGGATACACTTAATCCCTAGCTACTCCATAACAATGAAAACTTGCTTTACTTCAATTCAAATATCATTAAATCTCAAGCCtttaatatttttgcatattttattagcatattatagttgtgcCAGGagcacattgtgatatttgtgttagtgcttacaatatatccatctttctcctttctacctcctcCCTCTATTCttacaatttcaataggttttattgttctattttcatacatgaatacaaaattccACCATATTTATCTTCCTTTACCCTTCATTTATGTCCTCCCATTAGTACCCACCCTTAGACATAAAcagttttaccttcctgaccttaatttattcagaaaaaacatttttgtttgtttgtgttagttatgcagggggtttcattgtgacatttccataaatacatgtattataccccaaactggttcatctcctccattattctccttcctaCTCcattccctttcttatggtgacttcagcaGGTCTCAGTGATCCATATTCAAaattgtgtagaaagtacatcaaccatattcaacctcTTTAATATTAACTTCTATATTTTAGACATTTTGCTAGGAGTTTTGAGGGAATGAAAAAATGGTTTCTACTTTCAAGTTATCATACCTGGTTGAAGAATAAAGGAATGCACATAACTTTTGTGATTCAGACTGAAGCTTGGGACAATGTCTTTTGTTCTCCTTCCATTCCTCCTCAAAATTTCTAGTATAGTGCATTGCTCATAACAGAAGCATGATCAGAGTTTATGTACTGAATTTTTGTGTCTGTTCCCTTGACTGATTTAGATCAATTCTTTCTTGCAGAACAAGGTGGCAATTCCCTGCTGTATTAACTGAGTCTTAACACTGTAGATGATGGGATTGAGCACTGGTGGTACAAAAAGGTAGAGGCTAGACATGAGTGTATGAACCATGGGTGAAGCATGCTTGGCAACACGGTGCATCACAGATACACTAATCATAGGTACATAGTACACAAGCACTGCACAAATGTGTGATGCACATGTGTTGAgagccttcctccttccctccccagaAGCAATGCCCAGCACTGTGTAAAGAATTAGTACATAAGAGACCACAATAAGCAGTGAGTCCAGACCAAAAGTGGACAGGACAATGGCCAAACCCAGGATGCTGTTGAGCTTAGTATCTGCACAAGGCAGCTGGATCAGATCTGAGTGGAGGCAATAGGAGTGGGAAAGAATGTTTATGTGACAATAGGGTAATTGCTTCAACAGAACTGGAAGTGGGGTCATGAGTGCCACACTTTTCAGCATAATGCCGAGACACATGGAGATGATACATGGCAAGGTAAGGATGGCTGTGTAGCGCAGTGGGTTGTAAATGGCTACAAAGTGGTCATAACTAATGGCCAACAGGACCCCTGACTCCATACAAGAGAAAGTGTGAATGAAGAACATCTGAGCCAAACATCTATCAAAGTCAACCTTGCAGGCATCAAACCAAAGAATACCCATAACAGTAGGCAGTGTAGTCACAGAGAAACCCACCTCAGTGATAGCCAACATGGAGAGGAACAGGTACATGGGCTCATGTAGGGCTGAATCTGCCTGTACTGCTGCCATGATTAGGCTTTTGCCTACAATGGCCACAATGTACATGTTGATGAAGGGGATAGAGAGCCATCCATGTTGGGCCTCCAGTCCTGGGATACCAGTCAGGAAGACAGAGAGTAGTTCAAGACTTTCATTGTTCTCAACTCCCATGGCACCAACAAAACAGACCAGTCTTTACCTGCCATTTGAGAATAAAAACTAAAGTTAGCTCACACCTATTGACTTTTCTACCTTAACATCCCACCTAAAGGCTGAGGAATGGAGATTGGTGAAGGGGGAGAGTTAGAGTAACAGATAATTGCATCTTTCCTTCTGTTCTCCTAAGTTCCAGAATCCTAACATGTTGCATGTAAAAGAGATATTTTAGATTGCCCAATCTTAAGAAAGATATCATAAGAAAACTCAGAGCAGAAACTTTAGAATAAATCTGATATTGGTCAAAATATATATAGTTATTAGATTGGAGCAATTTATTTATACCCTGATcccaagttttgttttatttattttgctttttcacttGCACAAGGTAATGATACTACTCTcttattttaataagaaagaaaaatgagaaaattaatatacagtcagtatttaagattttaatttcacTGTGGAGATGAGAGTACAGCCTGGTCTGAGGTAGCTTGGAGGTATCAGAAGAgttgagttttactcagccaatGTGGATCTAAGAAGACAAGAACATCTGAGAAAGTAGTAGTCTCCATGGGTCCCCACTCCATCCCAAGGAGGAGCAATGTTTTGAATGAAAATGACTGTGGCTTtagaaagctgcaaaagagagaaatacaaatgattaTGTAAATTAGTGCTCTGGGCTAAAATAATGCTAATATACAAGTGACCTCTGAATGTAAAAACAGAATTCAGAAAGGCTATCCAAAATACAATGTTTCTAAATGATCAGATTTGCCCTAAAATCACTGGAGATATCAAAGAGGCAGCAATAAAGCACCCCATTACTGCCAAGAGATCAGGGAGAAATGGATAAACTCCAAACAAGAGTTAAaactaatataaaatttaaagtaatacTATGCAGCATAACATCAAATGTAATGTGACATAATGAATGTAATAATGTAATAAactaaatttgtaaaataaaattaaaaatcagtaagagGGTCGGGGTAGGCACAATTAATATGAAAGCTAAAGTCATTCCAATTAtcagttcattcattcactcaatagACTGGATGTGCAAATCACTTAGTCTGCATCAGTTTTTATCCTGTTACTCTGCACTATTGATGTGAAATGGTTCATACAGCTGAAGAGTTTTGGAATGAATAAGCAGGGGAATGTATAGGCAAGGGCTATGACTTTGGAGAAGGAGCCATTCAACCATAAGAATGGCCAAAGTGCCTACATTGTTACTGTCTTCACTTTTCATGCACAGCTCTGCTGAAGCCCTGTTCACTGCATCTCTGTGTTTTTCTAAGAAATATCAACATCTCTGGTGAAATGTGTTTTTTGTGCtccatatttataaatttctcCTGATTCTAATCTTATAAATCACTGATTCTCAATCTTGGCTACATACACATTACAATCTTCTGGTAGAATTGAAAAATCCTATTGCCAGGACAACACTCATACCAATTAAATTAGAATCTTTGGAGGTAGTACTCAAGtacaaatatgttttaaatttcctgAAGTGAATGTAGTATTGAGAATCTCTCCAGACTCATAACATTAGAGTCACTTTACAGTGACAATCTTTTGTACTGAAAAGAAACTGGCTAACACGCCCCAAGTTTCCACCACTCTTTTATTACAAAAAACTTTCCCACCTCACTCTGGACTGCAGTTTCACATTTTCTTGTGGTTCATTATCTGCTGAACTCCTCAGCATCCTGGGTCTCTTGTAAAGAAgcttgaattttttcaaatgattCCTATAGGTGTAGCCTACATTTGTGGCTACTTCTGCACTTCCCAGGAGGTCCAATCAGACTAGAGTCTAAAGTTGCACTTACTATATTTCTAAAATTGAGAGAAAAGTAttcccttttaattttaattcccaTAAGCCTAAATGCCTAGACATAGCTATTGTGACCCCTTTACATAAATccattttgaatgttttctgagGCTATGACAAATTGTTTTAAAGTTATCCTCTGGCTACATTACTAACACCTTTATTATTCCTAGGACAGACTGCTGATTTAAAAATGGAGCATTccatttgcatttatttctttccccttccagaaaaaaaaaaatttttttgatactGCTTGTACCAGCCAGGAAAATGCTCCAAATACACTATTCTGCTTTCTTGCACTGAGAAACTTATTTTCATCCATTATTCACTCATAGCTTCCATCAGCCAAACTTGCTTTAATATGGTTTTGGAACTGAAAGCTAATTCTGTGCTGGTGcatattgagatttttttttaatactcagCAGATTACCTTCCTTTACATTGTTATCTTAAAAAGATTGTGTGTTGTTTTTGCCCAGTGTATGATAGTTCTGAtggtattttatcttttattggtGAACATATCTTTATTAAGAGATTTTGAAACTTGAGGAATAAGTTTTCTTCATAACATAttaaaaagtacaatatattcataagtgaaataccatggtgaaacccctttgaataatAAATATACTCTTCAAAAGactgaaatgtaaaacaggtccagtTTGGGGACAGTTATTAGATGGATGAAAGAGAGTAAGAGGAGAGGGTGAAAGATGGggcatatggttgatgtactttataaacttgtatgaaaatagaataataaaacctactgaaattattttaagtaggggTAATGGGGTGAGGAAATGCTGGTGGTACATACATATGGTATatgacaatgaaaccccctcaCAAAACTAATAGATGCTAACAAAAATGATAACAAAtcataaaatgtagaaaaacattACATTTATGTCTCTGTCCTCCCTGTTGGTTTATGATCTCTGTTGAAGTCAGACTTATGCCTGATTCACCTTACCTCCAGAGCATTTCTCATGGTTATGACAGAAAAATGTGTTCACAAAAAACTCAAAGCATAGCCCTGTCTTGTCTGAAAGCGACTGGGAGACCACAAGGGCATTTGaatgattctttctttttctatggaAAAGCTACATAAAAGGAGGTTTTTTTGACTTAAATTTCTCTGTCAGGGGTTAAACAAATTGTGGCAACTATTCAGAAACAGGTATTGATAGAAAGTCactcaaaaatatagaaatatagttggtcaccagtggctcttgcctataatactagctacttaggagactgataTCAGGATGATCAAGGTTTGAatccaccccaggcaaatagtttgcaagaccccatctccaaaacaaccagaccaGAAATGAACTGGAAGCACGGCTCAAGCCTCAAACTCAAACTTGaggagaagtcctgagttcaaacctcagttccaccaaagaaaaaaacataaacatagtAAGAGAGACTGAGAAACTCAGACAGAAGGACAAGAAGAATGAGTCACAGAAACACACTTGTTACACACTTACCTAGAAAACACAGATTTAATCTCACGAGAGATTTCTTGAAGTGACACAGATagaatcttgtgtttttgcccagtcTATCCTAGGGCTTCCAAGTAGCTCAAGCTGTTGAAGAATGGTGGCTTATTTCATGGCTTGTGTCTAGTGTATATTTTAACATGTTAGACAA is a window encoding:
- the LOC109675032 gene encoding olfactory receptor 51I2-like; this encodes MGVENNESLELLSVFLTGIPGLEAQHGWLSIPFINMYIVAIVGKSLIMAAVQADSALHEPMYLFLSMLAITEVGFSVTTLPTVMGILWFDACKVDFDRCLAQMFFIHTFSCMESGVLLAISYDHFVAIYNPLRYTAILTLPCIISMCLGIMLKSVALMTPLPVLLKQLPYCHINILSHSYCLHSDLIQLPCADTKLNSILGLAIVLSTFGLDSLLIVVSYVLILYTVLGIASGEGRRKALNTCASHICAVLVYYVPMISVSVMHRVAKHASPMVHTLMSSLYLFVPPVLNPIIYSVKTQLIQQGIATLFCKKELI